The Streptomyces sp. NBC_01317 genomic interval AGTTCTGGTCGCTGGCGGTCTCCGCCGTCAACGGCTGCGGCCAGTGCCTCGACTCGCACGAGGAGGCACTCCGCAAGGCGGGCGTGGACCGCGGGACGGTCCAGGAGGCGTTCAAGATCGCCTCGGTGGTCCAGGCGGTGGGCACGACGCTCGACGCGGAGGCGGTGCTGGCAGAGGTGGAGTGAGCGGGGGCGGGTGAGGGGATCAGGCTTACCGCCGGGCCCCTCACCCGTCCCGGTCACTTCTTGAGCGTGGCCATGAGATCCCTCATGTCCTCGATCATCGACGGCTCGATCCCCTCGAAGTCGATCCCGTCCGGCACGATCATCTCGCCGGTGACCGGGTCCTCCTGGCCCACGACCACCCCGTTCAGTACGAGACTCAGTTCGATCTGGCCGTCCAGGACCCGGAGTTCCTTGCCTTCCCCGTCGACCTCGCTGAGCAGATAGGCGCGCTCCCCCAGGTCCGCGATGCGCCGCGCCTTGTTGTCGGTGACGTGCCAGGCTTTCGGGGCGGTGACCGAGGCGTCGAACTCCGGTTCCGGGTCGGTCACCTTGTGCCGGATGTACGCCAGGTCGACGGAGGCGTACTCCGAGGCGAACGACTCGCCCTTCGGGGGGCGCACGAGGTCGACCGAGCAGACGGCGTGGTCCACCTCGGCCCGCTCGTCGACCCGGTGGCTCCCCGACTCCCTCCGCTCCCCGTACGCGGCCGACAGGGCGGACAGCTTCGCGTCGTCGCACAGGTCGCGGCTGACCCGGTATCCCCGCAGGTCCGGTTCGGCCTGGCTCTCCGCGTACGCCCAGGCACCCCAGACGGCGGAGGCGGCCACCGCGCCGCCCAACGCCCACAGCCAGGGGCGGAAGCGCCCGGAGACGTCCCGTACGCCGTCGTCACCGATGACGGTCCCTGAGCCGGAGTCGCGACCGGCCCCGGAGCCGGAGCCGGACCCGGGAGTCCCGCCGGGCGGCGGCTGCGCTTCGTCGCCGACCAGTTCGAGGTCCGAGATCATTCCTGCCCCGCCAGCGTGTCCGTCGCGACGGGCGCGGGGGCCGGAGCCGGAGCCGGGGTCGTGACCTGTGCCGGTGGTTCGGGGGCCGGCGCTTCCGGGCCGTCCTCCGGAGCCGGCGGGTCCGCCGCCGCGGACGCCTGGCGCAGCGCCTGCTCCTGGCTGTACGAACGGAGGTAGCCGACCACGGTGTTGGTCACCGCCACCAGCGGCACCGCCACCACCGCTCCCCCGATCCCCGCGACCAGCCCGCCCGCGGCGACCGACAGGACGACGGCGAGCGGATGCACCCGTACCGCCCGGCCGAGGATGAAGGGCTGGAGGATGTGCCCCTCGATCTGCTGCACGGCGAGGACCACGGCCAGGACCATCAGCGCCGTGAACACCCCGTCGGTCACCAGCGCGACCACCACGGCCAGGGCGCCCGAGATCACCGCGCCGACCAGCGGGATGAACGCGCCGAGGAAGATGAACACCGCCAGCGGCACGGCCAGCGGGACGTCGAGGAAGTAGAGGCCGAGTCCGATGAAGCCCGCGTCGATCAGGGCCACCAGGACCGTGCCGCGTACGTAGGCGGTCAGGGTGTGCCAGGCACGCGGCCCGGCCCCCGCGACGCCTTCCCGCGCCTGCGCCGGGACCAGCTTCAGCGTCCAGCGCCAGATGCGCTTGCCGTCGTACAGCAGGAAGAGCGTCGAGAACATGGCGAGCAGCGCGCCCGTCAGGAACTCGACCATCACGGTCACGCCCTGGAGGCCGGCTGAGGTGATCTCCTCGGTGTTCGTGCCGACCGCGTCGCTCAGGTTGTTCGCTATGTCGTTGATCTGCTTCTCGGTGACATGGAACGGGCTGTTGAGCAGCCACCGCTTGAGCTCGTCGATGCCGTCCGTGACCCGGTTGGAGAGGTCGTCGAGGTTCTCCAGGACCTGCCACACCACGAACCAGCCGATGAGTCCCATCAGGACGAACCCGGCGATCGCGGTGAGGGCGGTGGCGAGGCCGCGCGGTACGCCGAACCGCTTGAGCCAGGCGACCGTCGGCTGGAGCAGTGCCGTGATCAGCAGGGCGGCGGCGAAGGCGAGGACCACCAGCTGGACGGCGCTGATGACCCGCATGAGCACCCAGAGGGTGCCCGCCAGCACCAGCAACCGCCAGGCGGCCTCACCGGCGACACGGATCCCCCACGGTATGGCGGCGACGGGGTCGGGCCTGGCGGCCACGGCGGGGGCGTACGCGGGCGGCGGCGGGACGTTCTCCCGCTCCCGCGCGGGCGCGGGTACGGCCGCCGGCGTCGGTAGGTCGGCGGTGAGGTCGTCCTCCGCCTCCGCCCGGACCTCGGCCTTGCGCCGGTCCAGGCGCTCCCCCATGAGGGTCAGACCCGTACCTACCCGCCCCAGCCACCCCGGCACTCTTGACATGATGCTTCCTCTTCCCCCCGACTGTCTCCCCACGCGTCCCTCCGGGGGCCGTCGGAAACGACCGTACACGGGCGAAGCCCCCCACCGTAGGACGGTGAGGGGCTTCACAAGGTTGAGCGCGGGGCGGACCAGGTCCGCCGGGCGGGGCCTAGTACCAGTTGTTGGCCTGCCAGAACGACCAGGCACCGCACGGGCTGCCGTAGCGGTCGTCCATGTAGCCCAGGCCCCACTTGATCTGCGTGGCCGGGTTGGTCTGCCAGTCGGCTCCGGCCGAGGCCATCTTGGAGCCGGGGAGTGCCTGGACGAGGCCGTACGCGCCCGAAGAGGCGTTCTGGGCCTTGTAGTTCCAGGTGGACTCGTGGTTCACGATGTTGCTGAAGCACTGGAACTGGTCCGCGGGGACCAGCTGGCGGGCGATCGCCTGGACCTCGGCAACGGTGTAGGAGCTCTGGGCGGAGAAGGAGGCGATCGAGACCGTCGACTCCTTGGCCTTCTTCTCGGCTTCGGCCTTGGCCTTGGCCTCCGCGGCTTCCTTCTTCTCCTGCTCCGCCTTCTCCTCGGCGGCCTGCTTCTTGGCCGTCGCGTCCTTGGCGGCCTGGAGACGGGCGCTTTCCTCGGCGGACTTCTGCGCGGCCGTGTCGGCGGCGGAGGCCTGTGCCTCCGCCTGCTGGGTCAGCGACGCGGTCTGGACCTGCGCCTGCTGGCCCGCGGGGATGTCTGCGAGGAGCGTCGTGTCGGCTGCGGTGGCCTCGAAGTTGTCGTCCGAAACCTGCGCGGTGGCGCCCGAGGCGACCCCCACGACTGCGCCGACGGTGGTGACCGCGGTGGCAGAAGCCACGGCGAACCCCCGGACCGAGATCCGGCTCACACGGTGTCCTTCCAGCATCGCCCGCATAGGTGACCTCGCGGACGCGATCGTGCCCCTGGCACTGGACTCCGCACTACTGGGTCACGGGAGACTCGGGCCCGACGGGCAATCCCCGCTCGGGGATCGCCACTTGGTGCTCGGGCGGCATGCGGCGGCAAGTGTGGAGTTGTGTGGTGCTGCACCTCTGGAGGTGCGGGTGTGCCGCATGCGGGGGCCTGACGGAAGCAAGACTCTGCCGGAAGCCGACGCCGCGAGGCAATTAATCGTTGCGTGGGATAGCTCACACCCCGTTTGCCCCAGGAGTTTTGAGGAAAAGGGCGCGCGGCGCGACGCCGCCCGGCTAAGCTCCTGGGCTTCGCCGGGCGGCGCCAACTGGGGTGATACGTGCCTAGATCTGGCCGTCCTCCAGCATTTCGGTCACGAGCGCGGCGATCTCCGAACGCTCGGAGCGGGTGAGGGTGACATGCGCGAAGAGCGGATGGCCCTTGAGCTTCTCGACGACCGCCACGATGCCGTCGTACCGACCCACCCTCAGGTTGTCGCGCTGCGCGACGTCGTGCGTGAGCACCACCCGGGAGTTGGCCCCGATCCGGGAGAGGACCGTCAGCAGGACGTTCCGCTCCAGGGACTGGGCCTCGTCGACGATGACAAACGCGTCGTGCAGGGACCGGCCGCGGATGTGCGTGAGCGGCAGCACTTCGAGCATGCCGCGCCCCAGCACCTCCTCGATCACGTCACGGCCGGCGACCGCGGAGAGCGTGTCGAAGACCGCCTGCGCCCAGGGGCTCATCTTCTCGGCCTCGGAGCCCGGCAGATAGCCCAGCTCCTGGCCGCCGACCGCGTACAGCGGCCGGAAGACCATCACCTTCTGGTGCTGCCTGCGCTCCAGGACCGCCTCCAGGCCCGCGCAGAGGGCCAGCGCCGACTTGCCGGTGCCGGCCCGGCCGCCCATCGACACGATGCCGATGTCCGGGTCGAGGAGGAGGTCGAGGGCGATGCGCTGCTCGGCGCTGCGGCCGTGGATCCCGAAGGCCTCCCGGTCACCGCGGACGAGCCGTACATTGCCCTCGGGGGTGACCCGGCCGAGCGCCTTGCCGCGGTCGGACTGGAGGACCAGCCCGGTGTGCACCGGCAGGTCGCCCGCCTCGGGCACGAAGACCGACTCTTCCGAGTAGAGGAGATCGATCTGGTCGGCGGCGAGTGTCAGCTCGCTCATCCCCGTCCAGCCCGAATCGGTGATGGCGAGCTCGGCGCGGTACTCCTCGGCGAGGAGTCCGACCGACGACGCCTTGATGCGCAACGGCAGGTCCTTGGAGACGACCGTGACGTCGTACCCCTCGGCCTGGAGATTTCGCGCGACCGCGAGAATCCGTGAGTCGTTGTCCCCCAATCGGAAGCCGGCGGGCAGGATGCCGGGATCAGAGTGGTTGAGCTCGACACGGAGGCTGCCGCCCAGATCGCCCAGCGGGATGGGGGCGTCGAGGCGGCCGAACCGGATGCGGAAGTCGTCCAGCAGGCGCAGGGCCTGCCGGGCGAAATACCCCAGCTCCGGATGGTGCCTCTTGGCCTCCAACTCCGTGATCACCACGATCGGCAGCACAACCTCGTGCTCGTCGAAGCGGGACATGGCGTTCGGATCGGCCAGCAGGACGCTGGTGTCGAGAACGTAGGTGCGCCGGTCAGGCATGCGGCGCTTCGAGCTTGTCACCACGGAAGGACGTACCCCCTCGGATGAGGTCGGGGTGCGACGGCGTCGCGGGCGGGTGGACCGGGCTGCGGACCCCGTGCGCGGGCCGAGCTCCGGCCCTCCACGTCGCCCGTACGTCTGACCGTACGGTCGTCCTGGTGCAAAGGGCCTCCCGGGCGGACGGCCCCATGCCGTCCGCTGAGATGCGACATCCGCCCGGCAGCTGCTCCCGGAAGGCTTTTCGGACGTCGACCTGGAAGCTGTATTCCCTGGAACGCGCTCAGCCATGCCATGGCATATGACGGACGGCGGGTGAACCTCGGGTGACGTGGGCACGGGCCGCAGGGGTACGGGCCTGGCCCGACGGCGCTACCGGGACGCGGAGGCCTTGCGGAACAAGGGCTCGGTCAGGTTCCGGTCAGGTTCCGTAGCGGCGGTGACGCGCCGCGTAATCGCGCAGGGCGCGGAGAAAGTCGACTTTACGGAAGGCCGGCCAGAAGACTTCGCAGAAGTAGTACTCCGAATGGGCGCTCTGCCAGAGCATGAAGCCGGAGAGCCGCTGTTCTCCGCTGGTGCGGATGACCAGATCGGGGTCGGGCTGGCCGCGCGTGTAGAGGTGCGAGGAGATCAGGTCGGTGTCGACGATCTCGGCGAGCTCCTCGAAGGAGGTGCCCTTGCTCGCGTGGTCGAGGAGCAGGGAGCGGACCGCGTCCGCGATCTCCTGGCGGCCGCCGTAACCCACGGCGACGTTGACGAGTATTCCCTTGTTGCCGAGGGTGGCCTGCTCGGCCTCCTTGAGGACGGTCTGGGTACGGGCGGGCAGCAGGTCGAGCGTGCCCACGTGGTGCACCTGCCACCGGCCGTCGGCGGCCAGCTGGCGGACCGTGTTCTCGATGATGCCGAGGAGGGGGACCAGCTCGTCCTCGGGGCGGTCGAAGTTGTCCGTGGAGAGCATCCAGAGGGTGACGACCTGGACGTCGGTCTCGGAGCACCAGCCGAGCAGTTCGAGGATCTTGCTGGCGCCCGCCTGGTGTCCTTGCTCGGCCGTACCGCCGGACGCCTTCGCCCAGCGACGGTTGCCGTCCAGGATGACGCCGATGTGCTTGGGCACCTGGTCGTGGTCGAGACGGCCTTCCACCCGGCGTGCGTAGAGCCTGTACACCAGGTCGCGCAGGTTCACTGAGTCCACCTCTCGATTCCGTGGGGACCGGCGCGTCCACTAAGTCCACTGACGGGATCCTGGGGCCGGCCCAGGGACCCCGAAGCCGTCACAGTACTGCGCGGGCACCACGCGCACCCAACCCGCTCTGTCACAAGTCCGTGATAAGGAAGTATGTGTGACTGATTTTCCTTCTTACCCCGCAGCCGACGACCGGTACGACTCGATGGAGTACCGGCGCAGCGGTCGCAGCGGCCTCAAACTGCCCGCGATCTCGCTCGGCCTCTGGCACAACTTCGGTGACGACTACGCATTGGAGGCACAGCGCTCGATTCTGCGCCGTGCCTTCGACCTGGGCGTCACGCACTTCGACCTGGCGAACAACTACGGTCCACCGCCCGGGTCGGCCGAGCTGAACTTCGGCAAGATCTTCGGGCAGGATTTCAAGGCCTACCGGGACGAGCTGGTTCTCTCGACCAAAGCCGGCTACCTGATGCACCCGGGTCCTTACGGCGAGTGGGGTTCCCGTAAGTACCTGCTGTCGTCGCTCGACGCGTCCCTGGCGCGGATGGGCGTCGACTACGTCGACATCTTCTACTCGCACCGCCCGGACCCGAACACTCCTCTTGAGGAGACGATGGGCGCGCTGGCGTCGGCCGTGCAGCAGGGCAAGGCGCTGTACGTGGGGGTCTCGTCGTACAAGGCGGCGGAGACCGCGGAGGCGGCCCGCATCCTCAAGGAGATGGGTGTCCCGGCGCTCATCCACCAGCCGTCGTACTCGATGATAAATCGCTGGATCGAGGACGACGGGCTCCTCGACGTCCTGGAGCAGGCGGGGATGGGCTGCATCTCGTTCGTCCCGCTGGCCCAGGGCCTG includes:
- a CDS encoding AI-2E family transporter — translated: MSRVPGWLGRVGTGLTLMGERLDRRKAEVRAEAEDDLTADLPTPAAVPAPARERENVPPPPAYAPAVAARPDPVAAIPWGIRVAGEAAWRLLVLAGTLWVLMRVISAVQLVVLAFAAALLITALLQPTVAWLKRFGVPRGLATALTAIAGFVLMGLIGWFVVWQVLENLDDLSNRVTDGIDELKRWLLNSPFHVTEKQINDIANNLSDAVGTNTEEITSAGLQGVTVMVEFLTGALLAMFSTLFLLYDGKRIWRWTLKLVPAQAREGVAGAGPRAWHTLTAYVRGTVLVALIDAGFIGLGLYFLDVPLAVPLAVFIFLGAFIPLVGAVISGALAVVVALVTDGVFTALMVLAVVLAVQQIEGHILQPFILGRAVRVHPLAVVLSVAAGGLVAGIGGAVVAVPLVAVTNTVVGYLRSYSQEQALRQASAAADPPAPEDGPEAPAPEPPAQVTTPAPAPAPAPVATDTLAGQE
- a CDS encoding lytic transglycosylase domain-containing protein — its product is MSRISVRGFAVASATAVTTVGAVVGVASGATAQVSDDNFEATAADTTLLADIPAGQQAQVQTASLTQQAEAQASAADTAAQKSAEESARLQAAKDATAKKQAAEEKAEQEKKEAAEAKAKAEAEKKAKESTVSIASFSAQSSYTVAEVQAIARQLVPADQFQCFSNIVNHESTWNYKAQNASSGAYGLVQALPGSKMASAGADWQTNPATQIKWGLGYMDDRYGSPCGAWSFWQANNWY
- a CDS encoding PhoH family protein, which codes for MVTSSKRRMPDRRTYVLDTSVLLADPNAMSRFDEHEVVLPIVVITELEAKRHHPELGYFARQALRLLDDFRIRFGRLDAPIPLGDLGGSLRVELNHSDPGILPAGFRLGDNDSRILAVARNLQAEGYDVTVVSKDLPLRIKASSVGLLAEEYRAELAITDSGWTGMSELTLAADQIDLLYSEESVFVPEAGDLPVHTGLVLQSDRGKALGRVTPEGNVRLVRGDREAFGIHGRSAEQRIALDLLLDPDIGIVSMGGRAGTGKSALALCAGLEAVLERRQHQKVMVFRPLYAVGGQELGYLPGSEAEKMSPWAQAVFDTLSAVAGRDVIEEVLGRGMLEVLPLTHIRGRSLHDAFVIVDEAQSLERNVLLTVLSRIGANSRVVLTHDVAQRDNLRVGRYDGIVAVVEKLKGHPLFAHVTLTRSERSEIAALVTEMLEDGQI
- a CDS encoding isoprenyl transferase gives rise to the protein MNLRDLVYRLYARRVEGRLDHDQVPKHIGVILDGNRRWAKASGGTAEQGHQAGASKILELLGWCSETDVQVVTLWMLSTDNFDRPEDELVPLLGIIENTVRQLAADGRWQVHHVGTLDLLPARTQTVLKEAEQATLGNKGILVNVAVGYGGRQEIADAVRSLLLDHASKGTSFEELAEIVDTDLISSHLYTRGQPDPDLVIRTSGEQRLSGFMLWQSAHSEYYFCEVFWPAFRKVDFLRALRDYAARHRRYGT
- the mgrA gene encoding L-glyceraldehyde 3-phosphate reductase — its product is MTDFPSYPAADDRYDSMEYRRSGRSGLKLPAISLGLWHNFGDDYALEAQRSILRRAFDLGVTHFDLANNYGPPPGSAELNFGKIFGQDFKAYRDELVLSTKAGYLMHPGPYGEWGSRKYLLSSLDASLARMGVDYVDIFYSHRPDPNTPLEETMGALASAVQQGKALYVGVSSYKAAETAEAARILKEMGVPALIHQPSYSMINRWIEDDGLLDVLEQAGMGCISFVPLAQGLLTNKYLKGIPEGSRATQGKSLDPHLLSDEVVRRLNGLNDIAGRRGQSLAQLALNWVLRDPRMTSALIGASSVKQLDENVAALSAAPLSEDELAEIDSFAVDTEGTNIWAGRN